Part of the Lujinxingia vulgaris genome is shown below.
AAGGAGCCCTCGGCTCCGTCACAGGGAAGATCGTTCAAGAAAGAGAGTCACGACGCCATGGCGGGACAGAAAATCCGCATCCGGCTGAAGTCTTATGACCACGAGGTCATCGACGTCTCGGCCCGGAAGATCGTTGAGACGGTGACGCGCGCAGGCGCCACGGTGGTCGGCCCCGTGCCGCTGCCCACGGAGAAGAACGTGTACTGCGTCATCCGCTCGCCGCACAAGTACAAGGACAGCCGTGAGCACTTCGAGATGCGCACGCACAAGCGGCTGATCGACATCATCGACCCC
Proteins encoded:
- the rpsJ gene encoding 30S ribosomal protein S10, producing the protein MAGQKIRIRLKSYDHEVIDVSARKIVETVTRAGATVVGPVPLPTEKNVYCVIRSPHKYKDSREHFEMRTHKRLIDIIDPTPKAVDSLMRLDLPADVNIEIKL